The genomic DNA AACACAGTTAACCTCTTCTTAacaagaacaacaacaacaataataataataacaaccacAATCAAATCTGGTTAGTAGAAACGAAAGATCAAATTAAAGGTAAGAACAAGTAAAATTATCTAAAACCACATGAGTAGATAACAATACCACAGTTATATATGGACCACAGAAGAGGAAGCAAGTTTCAAGAACCACAGACTTTTTTACATTTTTGTACAACCAATTAAAAGAGTCAATAGTTTAGATGAGATCCTTCCTTCCATTTGAACTAGATTGGATCGATCTTCAGTTCTGAATTAACTGGTTAACCTGACCGGTCGAGTTCAGTttcagaaagagaaaaaaaaataactgtTTTTCTTTCCAGTAAGAACAGTGATCCAACTGCCTCGAGCATCTTCCTGGGGGGGAAACGAGAAGTGATGGGTTGATTGCGGCAAGAAGAGTGGACAGAAGCATCTTGTTTGCTTTAGAAGCTGAGTCACTGTCTCAGCCACAGTAGCCCCACCTCCACTGGCACCACTGGTGGTCTCCGTCTCCTTCCTTCCTGTTAAAATTCATAAACAAGCTAATAGCAACGTATCAGCAAAGGGCCATGTGGGGAACAAATCATGCATCGTTTCACTGAACACACAGATTGGGGCTCTGACCAGGAACCCCTGGAATGGCACAACTACAAGTGAAGAGGATCAAGTAACCATGGTGAATGATGGTGAGTGTCTACGTCAATAAAGGGAAGAATCAAAGAGGAAAGCAAGGCAGTGGAAAAGTGGTCCATACCTGAGCTGTAAGGGACCAAACCCATGTGCTGTTCCTTGAGCAGAGCTGCAAGATGGGAGTTGAGTGGTAATGGCTTCCCGAGTCAGCCTGCAACAAATGGAtctaaaaaggaattttaatgcTCATGCTTGAGATGAGACAATAGTTCTCCACACAGAGAATAAAATAAGTAAAAATGTACGCATCTTTACTTTTTCACACATGTAAACATCTGTTGTCTGTAGAGGAAGACTATCTTATTACATGTATAACCTTTTACCTGTAGTTGATACTGCTGGAGTGATCCAAGTACTGGGGCACCTAAATGAACAAAGAAAGAAGTTATACAATTATTAAACTAGGACACCATCAAGTAATGAAAAGGAGAACACATTCTGATGGAGTGATGATATTGCATCGTCTGATTATTTGAGCGGAGCCGGAATCATAATTTGAATCAGCTATCTAACAGCATGCgggcttgttttgtttactaggATAATTAAGTCAAACAGGCAATCTTTCTCCACTAAGCATTTATTCAAACCATTAGATATGATCTCATGCGTTTCACCAAACTCGAACAATAAGTACATATTCTACAACGCTATCAAACATTTAGACAAGCTAGAAAGGAAGATGCAGCAGCAGCAGAATGCAGTATCCAACTATCCAAGGCTGCAACTTATTTCCACAAGGACTTCAGTTCCAGAACCAATCCTGATTGTGGTGCTCAATGAACGCATCAGGATAGTAGCTACAGCCCTCATCACTCAAGTCCTCCTCCTCAGAATGCATCTCGCCATGAACCAGTCCTTCACAGTGGTAGCCCTCCACAAGAAAAGATTCTCGACTGCTCTCCACCAGATGGTTTGCACCCTCCATCTCAACCACTGTGCTCCCACCACTTCCAGGGCTCCGCATATCCTCCAACTTCTGAGGGATTTTCTGAGACACTAGATCAGCAGTTGATGTTACCTGGCCATCCAACTTCAGACTAGCGATCAGAGGAGCACCCTGCTTTGCTTCTAGCTTTTCAAGCAGTGATTTCACCTGCAACATAGTTGACTACATAAATTTACATCTTGAACGAGGTCAACCACATCTTGAACAAGCAGTGAAAATAATGGCTCGTTTATCTAAAtgttataaagaagaggttaatttAGTTGTCGCATTTTGAGACATTCCAGCTCTCTTTGCACAACCACTCTTGTTGGGTTATGAAAAAGTTCATTGATCACCTTATGTACCATTTCATCCAATCTCCTTATACAGTACTCAGCAGCAAGACATGTGAGTAGAAGGACAACTGTTGACAAGAAAGTTTAGTTCGGTATTGGAATCAAACAACAGTTGAATTCACAGTGTGCACAACTGTTCATCAAAATTGctcacattattattattatattgtgTCAGATCGTTTCCATATACCTACACCAATTGCATTGATGGTGAATTTTAACTTAGTGGAATCAAAATACAGCCGACTTAGAAATGTGAGAGTATTACAGTCATTTGGATGACCATTTATGGAAGTTAATGGAAATGTAAGATGCTTAAAACTATGAGTTTAAGAAGGAAATGAAGATTCGAAGAGTCTTCATCACCCCAGAATATTTCACCTAGTTAGTGTCGATGAAAAATGACAAACACTATAAACAATAACTTAGAAATAAAGCTGTAGCAAATTAACAAATAACGTACTCATAGTCCAACTTGCAAAATTGGGAGGGACTCTATGGATCTGAGGGGAAAGAGGGGAATTACCTCCAACCGCAATCCCTCGTTGTCCTTGAAGAGGGCAGCATGATCAGCAAGGAGTGACTCATATGAGGACTTGAGCCGATCAAAATCCTGCTCGAGTTGCTTGTTCTTCCACCTTGCACGCCGGTTCTGGAACCACACTGCAACTTGCCTCGGTTGCATGCCTAGCTTTCGAGCCAGTTCGCTCTTTCGCTCAGGCTCCAACTTGTTCTCCTCCTCGAAGCTACGTTCCAATAAATTTACCTTTGTTGGAGAAAGGAAGCCGATCATTCCCGCATCCAAATCAAATATTCAGCGACAGAACAAATGGAGTAAAACAATGAGAAGTTGGTCGATAATTATCTTCTTATTACATCTTACCAATAGTAAACCCAACGAAAAATTTACTACAACTACGTTGATCTGTCGCCAATTATGCATTCAATGATCTAACGCCCAGATTTGGATACGAACAAAACGAACTTTTTACTCTACCAAAACAAGACAAACCAACAGGCTCTGTCCTCCCAAAGTTGGCGGCATGATCACATGAGAATCGAAATCATTATTTCTTAAAAGAAGAGCATAGCTCTCTCCAAAGTTGCTGGTAAACGATAAGGGGAGCCAAAAAGGGAATATGGAAGTTATCTTTTCTTTAAACTGTAAAAATCTGGTAGCTTGATTCTGAAATTTGAGTAAAGGAGTAACCTGATCTGGCGTTAGGCGGCGCTTCTTCTCCGGCAGCTGCTCCTCGTAGTATTCCTCCTCGTAAATCTCATCCGGTGATGTGAAGAACGGCCTCTTGGTAGCGCCGCGCTCCTCCGCCGACCTCAACCCTTTAATTCCGCCCCAAATCGAACAGCTTATTATAACTTAAACCAAATCCAAGTCGAAGTCAATGAAATAGTAGAAGGAATAGTAACAGTACCTCGGAAGATGGAGTTCCCATCGCCCAACACGAGCAGCCGTGCGCGAGTGGATGACAAAGAGGAATCAAATATCAGATGGGGACTAGAATCCATCCTCTCTTCTCAGATCCTAAACGATCAACAGATCGGATCTGAATTGAACAAATAcgactagaaaaaaaaaatactacgcGTCTGATTTCTCCCTCCCTTGGATCCCAACCTAGTTGGATAGATCGAAGGGGATCTGTCGATCGGCTTAGCAGGAGAAAACGAAGAGGGAGAAGAACTTGTGGCGGAAGAAGCTGGTGCTCCACAGAAGGCGCGTTGATGTCTCCATGGCGTAGAGGGAAAACCCCATCATGCCACTCGAGGTTTCGGCGTAGACTTCAGCCCGAGCGGATAAGAAGAAACCCCTCCACACCACCTTCCGGCAAGGGCCGCCGGATTATGCTATAAGCCCGTACAGGTCAGGGTGAAGTCGGGTGGCTGGTAGGAAGAATCTCAAAGGAGGGATTTTTGTCGACTTCCCTCGCCGGAGTTGGAGGTTCCGGCGAGATTAGGACTTGTCTGGCGACTGAATTTTTTTTCAGGGGGTTTTCTGTTAATTTAGTCGGCCAAATTTGAGGAAGAGGAAGGGGTGGGTTTTATAGCCTGGAATATTTGACGGAAGGACGAAATTACCCCTGatctcaaaaaaatttaaaaaaaaaaatatcgccATTTTCAAGAAGGCAGCCTtcttataaaatataaattttattaaatacacagatttttttttatttttcagttaaaataaaaatattttaacaataaAACCCATTCTCCTTTTTTcccattaaattatttttaatttattgttaaaatgtatttaaatttttttatttttctcttataatgttttttattatttctgtTTTACGATAAAATATTTCTATTTTCTCTAGCGTATCTAATTATTTCTAGTCtacattaaaaatattatttttatattttattaaattattttttttagaatatatatatatatatatcactcacatttttttttatattctagtGAAAAAGTTTACCTTTTTATAATTTctctaaaatattataaaaacattgtataaaaaaagaaaaaataaaattaaaaacatataAATTGGATAGACGATGTTTCTTTGATTCGTCTACTGAATAAATCTGAAGCACAACTTAAATTTATATATGCTCAAAACCttatctctagaatattcatGTTCTAGTGAGATTCAAACTCTactaaaaattttcttttgaactaATTCTTTCAACCGATAGTCATTGGTTCACTTGTTCAACCcgagttaaaaaaaaataccgaaaGTAGAACTCCGCGAGGCGAAAATGAGGGACAATATGGCCAACTCATTGGCACCATTTTTGTAGCTTTCAGGCTGTGCCAGAGCCAGTTCACTCATCAGTGGCACATGGACCATGGTCTGCGTTGGAATTCAGGCATCTTATCATCCAAATGCACCTTCAATTTTTGTCCACCTCTTTCTCATCACATGTCTTGCTATAttaaagagatctaatccatctTTTGTTGCTTGCTCAATtgaaatcgatcgatcgatcgattgatacaCTCCTAGATCACAAGAGCTAAGCAAGTCCTACTTGGCTAGCTAGTCGATTAGGTTCTACTTATCCAATCTTATAGAAGTCCTACTTGCAATGGTCAATTAGGTTTTGCTCACCAATCTCATAGTTCAAAAGAGAAGGCTAGCTATCTTATATCAACATCACGGTCACACATGTCAATTCGAGATTGCTTCAAGAACACCTCGATCGACAAAACATTAATATCATCAATAAAACCAATCTAAAATCATGGTAGGGTAGGGTGACAAAATAGATCTTGAGTATTATATCTAACCATGGTCATTTGAACAAGTTCTATGAATATAAATCTCTAAGAATCCTTACTCATAAAGTAATGATTTTATCATTTATTAAATGATAGATAAATTTacgcttataattttttttactaaatcagGCATACAAGATCCATCTGATTAGTAGGTTAGATGATCTTCTTCTTCCTGATTCATCTATTTGATAAATCTAAAGCATAGTTTACCTGCACTCAGAAGTCAATCTACTCATTTGAGACTCCAAGACACATCCTCTTATTATTCTTTTATCACTTCACTACACTGGCAAGGGCAAACAACCCTTATAATTTGATATGGTAATAAAGATGACCTTCCAAAAAAAAGTAGATCAAAGTTATAGAAATCAATAGGTagaagaaagaaataatataaaatttttgataatattattattaaagttaatagatttatttatacaaattatctaaagcaataatggaaagattaaataaggtatataatcataataattataaacacagtaatataatagacttgaaaatattatttttactatttaattcatgtcaattttgattgtgtgccaaatataataaatctcaattgattgaaatcaattagagattattttcattattatcattacgCCCGACAAACTCAACGAGAGTGCCTGAATGTTGAGTTTGAGTGTTAACTTGGTGAAACGTTGTCTAGATAAtagtttggtaaatatatcagcaatttgatctttCATAGAGATATAAGAAACCGAAAGTTGTCGAGTCGCCACAGCtcgtgaacaaaatgaaaatcaatctctacatgtTTGGTATGAGCATGAAAAACAGGATTTGCCACAAGATAAGttactccaatattatcacaccagatTTTAGGCGTAGTAGTTGGGAAAAAGTGCAATTCCgaaagaagagattgtagccaaataatttctgacgttatGTTAGCGATAGTTTTATATTCAGCTTCAATACTTGAGCGAGAGACTGTAGGTTGCTTTTTTGAAAACCAGGAAATAAGATTTCGCCTAAGAAATATAGCATATCTACTAGTAGAATGTCTATCTTCGGGAGATCCAGCCAAATCTACATCACTATAGGCAATCAACTCTCGTGAAGACTGATGATATAAAAGAAGATCATGTAAATAGTGTCTTTGAAatatcgaagaattctcttaacaccttcccaatgatgttcagtaggagcatgcataaattgacaagCAGAATTTACAGCGAAAGTAATATTGGGTCGTGTAATTATGACATATTATAGAGCACCAACAGTACTACGGTAGATCTAGAGATCGGACATTGAAGAGAAGGATGAAGGTGCAGTGAAAGCACCCTCAATGATTGGAGTGGAGATAGGAcgtgcaccatccattttagctcgttgTAGGAGTCCAGCaatatatttgctctgagagagaagacaacctttagaatgtgagagaaactctatgcTAAGGAAAAAAAATGGGCATTGCCAAGATCTCAAATAGGAAACTCTTGCTGGAGAAGATGTAGTAAAATAGTAATGTCATTTTgatcactaccagttattaatatatcatccacataaattagaacaaatattgaaaattcctcatgacatttgtagaatagggaaGAGTCTGTTTTTGAACCAGAAAATCCCTGAGAATGAAACTAGAtagatagacgatgaaaccatgcacgaggtgctTATCGAAGAgcatatatagacttctgaagATGACATACATGTGTTGAAAGTTGTGGGTGGATGAATCCAgagggttgctccatataaatagtTTCTTCAAGGTGCCCATCAAGAAAAGCATTGGAAACATCTAATTATTATGTTGGCCAATTGGAGCTAACAACTGTAGATAGTAACaatctgatagttgtaattttgacaGCTGGACTAAaagttgttgggatgtatactataagcctagcttttgtatgaacatctattttgaaatattttgaaatgagaattactttggtcaaatgtttacattttatatttatatatatgtcaatgcagttgtccatttaatttatattgtagataacatactgtgtggtgtcacacagaagatcatgttatcggttccttataaattataaatagtagctcacaaccaagatggattgggacaaaccattgaaacggttgtagtgtaatttggtattagtctgtcttgactataaaattacactagtacactatgtgtgtattaagcagaaccatttgaggttatttgaTTTGTACAtattacataaaagaacaaaacctctgttattatggatgtgcgtcttcttaatccctatataataacaagtacaaaTACTTAgtattatttctttaacttaccaattggtgaaatttattcgttaaatcaataggcccgatgagttgtgagatagtactgtttatatggtgtgttgttaattatagaaggaatatgtgtcctaattatttaggttgataatgtccccttgaggagctcataaggattatcatgtaaaccctgcaggtgaacttagtccgacatgataatataGTTgattggtactactcttggaatcatatgttaattaattgagttgtcagtaactcatttaattaacggacatatgatatcttaaacacaaggagattaacacactcatgataagaaggagtccatattgtaatatgagattggtgtagtagttcaataataaccctttagtggtatgagttattattgatgaacttgagttgagtgttcgggccgaacacaggaagcccaagcccatcaggaggcctaaaccaattacTCCTTTAGGTCTcttttgtagcctctatataaagtctcgcatctaCCTACCCACAATTTGGTTAATCTTACCTTCCTAGGGCTGACAAcaagggttataaaagggagtaggtggcgccccctaaaacctaatttttcccacaattctcttctcctccttgctaaaGCCGGTGCCTCTTGCTTAGAATCTTTTATGGGCGGTGGCttggaaaagaggaagaagaggaaaaggcgCCCCATCCCagagcttctcttggtggtcggtggtTTTGGAAACAAAGaggggaagggtgtttgttgtcttgatagatcgtcacccacacgacgtccaagaagatcaagaggtctttggctacaaaagaaaggtataactagttatttgatTTCACTGTGtaatcagtttagttttctttgtatcgatcctgaataccaacacaagagaccaacgatcttgtacttcgatcaaggcatgctttgatccgtcaagaacttgcttgattgatcaaacacatgtctaatcGATCATGCGGGTTGCtaagaaaagttctgtacttgtataatttttgtacaggggaaattgaaacagaacgaaattccagcgccttcaaaaGTATCATTGGAGTCAATACCTGGCTGTTGATTaaagcctttagcaacaagacgagctttgtaaCGTTCAATATAACCATCTACACAATACTTAATTCGGTAAACCCATTTAAAGCCCATAATATTCATAGATGGGATACGAGGAACTAAGCTCCAAGTTGCATTGAGAAAAAGAGCATCAAATTTTGTAGCTATCGCAGCACGTCAATTTGGATCTCTGACTGCCTGTGTAAAACTAAAAGGTTCgacaaaatttgaagaagcaaGAAGAGCAGGTGGAAGAGGATATTGAGTGCAAACTAGTTGAGATCGTGCATAAATATCGCTTAGAGGAAGCATCCGCCGAGGAAtatcatcatcagagctactCGGTGATGAGTGGTCAGACGGACGAGAATcagaactagagagtggatcTCCACTAGCCACCGAGTCTACAGGAATTTGTGAAGATGGAGCAGGAGAATCAGAATTAGAAAGTGGATCACCACTTCACACCAATTGAGAAATCCTATTGATTTCTACAAAAGTCACATGATCGGATGAATCTGGAACTGCTGACCAGGCTAGGTTGGTTGAGTGGGCCTCGCATCGCTGGTCGAACATGAAGGGTCGACCGGACCTCCCGAGCGGTCGTCCTTCACAACTTACAGAAGATATTTGAAGCTAAATACTAATTGACCCGACCCACCACCCTATCCAATTGGATCTAAGGATCGATTGGACATATTGTGCCTCCTCGATGAAATGAAGGGTCAAATGAAGAACAAGTTGTTGACTACATTCTATAAGGTCGAGTTAACGATCCCCCGACCGAGTGTCAACTAATCAACTCACAATGGAACCCAGATACCTTTTATAGCGTACTCTTTTGAAAGTTTATACTATAAAGGATAGAGAATATCTCGCAATCATGCTTTAGAAGTTTCCAGCCTGTTAAATCATAGAGATTTACACCCTCATTTAAGGGCAGATGTCAAGAGCATTTTATGGCTTGCCCTTTCTTAGTAAAATTTGAAAAACGTGTCAATACTTTGAGACAAGTGCATAACGCAACAGTTACACTATAAAAGGAATCTCCATTTATAGACGGAAGTATGCGATGCTCTATAATTTTACATGCTCACTTGTTGTTCGTCTTCTCTATTTCCTCTCCACAAACCGATCACTGACTTGAGAATCAGAGAATTAACACTGGGATCCTTTTCCTGATCCGATACTAACGCTTGTTGTGTTATAAGACAGTACGAAATCTTCATTTGATCAACAGTAGAGCCACATCTCCAGCTTAACAGCTTCATCATTTTTTCAGCGTATcataattaattgataatatagtacatttgatataaaattattttccatTAAGTTAAATCTTTAAATCCTTTGCTATCAAGTAAATCTAAGAAACACACGACACACTTGATGTGTGACGACCCAACTTCACTAGTACAATCGTCGGAGGTGTTCCTTATGTAAAAATTAAACTctcattatttaaaaaataaatccggTCTCTTACCGCCCTATCAAATCCTTGGcaatatataattttctttagtTGAATATACAAACGACACAATGAATAGATAATTCTGCCAGCAAGAAACAAGGCATCCTTAGCTTTTGGTGTCAGATACAATGTAGAGAAAGCTTTTAGACAATTTCCATCACTTTTCCAAGGGACAGCCCGCAATTGATTGATTAATCAGGTGAAAGTGACTAAACACAAATTTTTAAAAGTATGTATGTTTCAGctaaatactttaaaattttcagataaatttcaaaaaaaaacaatatACACAACTCCACATGCACAACCAGTAGCAGCAATGTAGAAACTCTGGAGTTTTATGACATATATGATAAACAGAGTTCTGTGTACATCTTCGAACCTACAGACAAACTAAAACATATTATTATACATTTACTGGCAACCCCCCTGAAACAAGATCCAAGTGCATACATAATTAATTCAGGTTTTTGTTTTTAGTCGAAAGCTAAGCTAAGCTAATTACTACTGGAGATCATCACTTGCAGATGATGGAGACAAGAGAGTCCAGAGTCTTCTTTCTTTGCTGCTAGTCCTCTCACAACCAGTAGATGAGTGAGTGCATGTATCTGTTTCATATCGagaatcttttcttttcttttttttttacaaaaaaaaaagaaggaaaatggCAACATATCATGCAGCTGAAAGAAGCTGGCAGGCCTGCACAGTTGACTATTGGCACTACTTTTGCATCTCACCTACACTCGTGTCTGTGGGATCACCAGTCAACTGAACATGGATCCAAGTCAACTGTTCCAGCAAATCATATGTAATTAATGCTTCTTCTTTCTCCATTGTCAACAGTAGAAGCCACTTGAGGATGCATGTGCTCTTATTCTATGTATCTGCTTGGATCTACATATACGTATAAAAGCATGCTAAAGAGATGGAGACATTAACTTTGGTTTTGATATCGACAGGAGAGAAGTAGAGAGTGCTGAGTAAAGAGATATTATAGCTCGACAAAACACAAGCCACTCTTTTTTTCTTCCATTTTCTTAGCTGTGAAGGGAAGatgatggaggaggaggagggcatATTAATTGCTTTAGGGAGAGAAAGTGGGTGGCTGGGTGGCCGGAAAGGGAAGGTTGATAACTTTATGAAAGGCTGGTTTTGGTGTAATGGCATCAGCAATCAAATAAGAACAACTTGtgaaatttgaaaattctttttatcAATAATTAGTCCGTAGTAAATTTATAACAATAAGGGTTGATTTTCAATAAAACCGATAAGAATACTCTATCATGTGATGGACTATTTAATTTCTTATTGATTTACCTATCCACATATGTAGGGCATCTAGGATTATGATCTTTTGCAAAAATGACCTAAAAAAATACTACTCAAAAGTTTGTAATCATTGGTTCTTTATAAAGTTTgaactttttttttataattcaaataTCTAATTCTTACGACTCAATTAATTCTAGAGGTAACTGATTtaatcctataaaaattttctatcgatCTCCAAAGCAAATTATGGAAGTGTTCTATCAAGTAGACGACAATGGACCCCATGGTATTCACCATCCTTGTAAGGCCATCCATGTCAAATCGATACTTCGGTCCATCGTCGTCTATCCAAATTTTTCCACTAAATTTAGTACAGTACATATTCATGAGAATCAAACCACAACATTTCCTTTAGCACCGTTACACCTTAACCGTTGCACCACATTGAGTATGGTGATCTTTCAGTGAATACAACGGTTAGAGACTGAAATTTGGGTCGCACCCGTTTTGATCTTACTTGCAACGGGGGTGAACGGGCTCGGTTGCACTCGTACCCATTAGCACACAAGTGAGGATGAACAAATTGTGAAAGCTTCCTTTTACAAAAGAATTGACAGACTGCAAGAACGTTCAGTTATCGACACTTCTTCCTGGAAGAAGTTTCCTAGTCGACTGAGGAGCTGCTGGTGCTGGTCCAGCACTAGTAGCGGTGCCGAATCGAATTGCTGTGGCAGGGATCACCCTCGACGGAGAAAGAACCTCGACGAGCGACACATTGTACGAATCCGACCCCAATCTACTCTGCACCCAACCTCTGCCTCCGGAGAACCCATCCTCCACCACCCAGCTGTTCTTGAAGCCGAGCTCGGTGAGCGTCCTCGCCACAGTTTTGGCCATATCACAGTAACTGCACGTTTGAAATTCAGCTTACCATCAAAATGTTTGAACACGAGTCATTGTGGTGGAGTAGCAATAGGATGGAACTCACGAGTCAAGGATGACTATGTTGGATCCTTTGTTGAGTCTCTTGAGGTAGGAAATCTTCATCGCCACTAAATCAGCTTGGACTTTCTTGGGGCTCCTCACCTGCCCTTTGATCTTGCTCGGGAGCTCCTCCAAGCTGCAAGAATGAAAGGTGAGACAATTGCATGCGCCTGTTGATGTTTTTGGCGCGAAGAATTCAGACAGTGATGCTTACGGCACCGAGATGATCTTGTTCTTGGCACTCGAGGGTAGGCTAGGAACACCTGCTCTGTTCTTGTCTTTCTCTGATCTTATGTCGATCAGTACATAATCTTGTGCAGAGATCAGGTCTAGTGTCTGAGGAGCACTGAGACTGCCTGGTTATGAAACATACACAGAGGCAGAACAAGTGTTAAAATACAAGCAGATGGAGATTTCAGagtgaactattttgtgaatgtGCCACTTGGGTACCTTGGTAGCCACGGAGTGCCGACCAAATAGGTGGTAAAAGAAGGTATCCGACAAACAATGCTCCGGTAGTAACAACCAGGGTCGAGGGATCGGAGGATGTGATTGTCTTTGCAGTTGCTGAGGCTATGGGTTTTGCTACTTCGATGATTTTTATTGTTTGTTGTGCTGCACCTGCAATTGTCTGTcgaaaagaaagagaagtgaa from Zingiber officinale cultivar Zhangliang chromosome 4A, Zo_v1.1, whole genome shotgun sequence includes the following:
- the LOC121969364 gene encoding homeobox-leucine zipper protein HOX16-like yields the protein MDSSPHLIFDSSLSSTRARLLVLGDGNSIFRGLRSAEERGATKRPFFTSPDEIYEEEYYEEQLPEKKRRLTPDQVNLLERSFEEENKLEPERKSELARKLGMQPRQVAVWFQNRRARWKNKQLEQDFDRLKSSYESLLADHAALFKDNEGLRLEVKSLLEKLEAKQGAPLIASLKLDGQVTSTADLVSQKIPQKLEDMRSPGSGGSTVVEMEGANHLVESSRESFLVEGYHCEGLVHGEMHSEEEDLSDEGCSYYPDAFIEHHNQDWFWN
- the LOC121969365 gene encoding calcium sensing receptor, chloroplastic-like is translated as MAMVVFRAAASATTIATAGPRAPIPKPQEQPMKIDHRRHSHPRQRTPAALSFVAVLSATATGEAKAFSEDIISSLAKAEDAVDAASTVWGFSLDVFKTLIDTLKPGVDAALPILQSASNEALRAASPVVSDASEQAKEALLSAGVDPSPVFSAAQTIAGAAQQTIKIIEVAKPIASATAKTITSSDPSTLVVTTGALFVGYLLLPPIWSALRGYQGSLSAPQTLDLISAQDYVLIDIRSEKDKNRAGVPSLPSSAKNKIISVPLEELPSKIKGQVRSPKKVQADLVAMKISYLKRLNKGSNIVILDSYCDMAKTVARTLTELGFKNSWVVEDGFSGGRGWVQSRLGSDSYNVSLVEVLSPSRVIPATAIRFGTATSAGPAPAAPQSTRKLLPGRSVDN